Genomic window (Chondrocystis sp. NIES-4102):
CCTGAATCTGAAGATAATGAATTAATGGCGCAATGGGATGATCATAACTCCATTTCTGACGAATTTAATCTTGATACAACATCTGAATTTGAAAGTGAAGGTGAAAGCTTAAGTTTAGAGGCTTTAACCTCAGACAACTCGGAATTTGAGGATGAAGCATTTAGTTTAGAGGCTTTAACCTCAGACAACTCTGAAAGTGAGAGTGAAAGCTTTAGTTTAGATACAACATCTGAATCTGAATTTGAAAGTGAAGATGAAAGCTTAAGTTTAGAGGCAATACCTGAATCGGAAGATGATCAGATAATGGCAGGATGGGATAATGACAACTCCATTTCTGACGAATTTAATCTTGATACAACATCTGAATTTGAAAGTGAAGGTGAAAGCTTAAGTTTAGAGGCTTTAACCTCAGACAACTCGGAATTTGAGGGTGAAGCATTTAATCTAGATACAACATCTGAATCTGAATCTGAATCGGAAAGTGAAGATGAAAGCTTAAGTTTAGAGGCAATACCTGAATTTGAATCGGAATTTGAAAGTAAGAGTGAAGCATTTAGTTTAGATGCAACACCAGAATCTGAAGATGATCAGATAATGGCAGGATGGGATAATGACAACTCCATGTCTCCAGAATTTAATCTCGATACAACACCCGAATCTGAAAGTGAAGGTGAAGCATTGAGTTTGGATGCAGTAACCCCAGAAAACTTGGAATTTGAGGGTGAAAGCTTTAGTTTAGATGCAACACCAGAATCTGAAGATGATCAGATAATGGCAGGATGGGATAATGACAACTCCATGTCTCCAGAATTTAATCTCGATACAACACCCGAATCTGAAAGTGAAGGTGAAGCATTGAGTTTGGATGCAGTAACCCCAGAAAACTTGGAATTTGAGGGTGAAAGCTTTAGTTTAGATGCAACACCAGAATCTGAAGATGATCAGATAATGGCAGGATGGGATAATGACAACTCCATGTCTCCAGAATTTAATCTCGATACAACACCCGAATCTGAAAGTGAAGGTGAAGCGTTTAGTTTAGAGGTAATAACCCCAGAAAACTCGGAATTTGAGGATAAAGCATTTAATCTAGATGCAACACCTGAATCTATATCTGAATTTGAAAGTGAGAGTGAAGCATTTAGTTTAGATACAACATCTGAAAGTGAAGGTGAAGCGTTTAGTTTAGAGGTAATAACCCCAGAAAACTCGGAATTTGAGGATAAAGCATTTAATCTAGATGCAACACCTGAATCTATATCTGAATTTGAAAGTGAGAGTGAAGCATTTAGTTTAGATACAATACCCGAATCTGAAGATGATCAGATAATGGCAGGATGGGATAATGATAACTCTATGTCTCTAGAATATAATTTAGATGCAACATCTGAATCTGATGATGAAGGTGAAGCATTTAATTTAGATGGGATAATTTCATCTGAGAATGATTTTATTATTGAGTCTGAATCTGAATTATTTAGTATAGAAGAAGATCAATCTAATAACTTCAATGTTTCTATGGACGAATTTATTGCTCAAGATGATTTTCAAACAGAAGTGGGATTAAATTGGGAGCAAGACTCAAGTGAATTAAGTTCTTTGGAATCTGTTGAAGAAAAGTTGGGAGAACTAAATAAAATTTCTGACGAATCATTGGAAGAATTAAATGATTTATTAATTTCTGTTCAAGATGATCATTTAGTTCAAGGCAATAAAGAATTAGATGAAATTTACAAAGAAGACAAGATAAATAGTTGACTATATTTGATTAGTTAACTCGGATATATAGACTTAGAAAAAATCTAAGTCTTTTTTTGCGATCGCTTTTCAATTCAAAGAGTAAGAATTGATAAACTTAATATTATCTACAATTATAAAATTAACCACAGATAAATTATCAATGGGAAGCGAACAAATCACTTTACTTTCTAGTCGAGAAATTGAGAAAATGCGACGAGCAGGAGCTTTAGCAGCAGAATTGTTAGATTTTTTGACTCCAATGGTTAAACCTGGGGTTAGTACAAAGGAGATCAACGATGCTGCTGAAGCCTGGACACAAGAAAAAGGAGCAATAAGCGCACCTTTAGGATATGGACCTGCGGATAATCCTTTTACTGCGTCGCTATGCACTAGCGTTAACGAAGTGATTTGTCATGGTATTCCTAATGCCAAACAAATACTTAAAGATGGAGATATCATAAACATTGATGTTACTCCAATAGTTGATGGTTATCATGGCGATACTTCGAGAACTTTTTTTGTTGGTACTCCATCCCCGAAAGCTAAAAAATTAGTGGAAGTCACTGAAGAGTGTTTAAGAAGAGGTATTGCAGCAGTTAAACCTGGTGCAAGAATTAATGATATAGGCGCAGCAATTCAAACCTACGCTGAGGAAAATGGCTTTTCTGTAGTTAGGGATTTTGTAGGACATGGAATAAGCCATATTTTTCACACTGCGCCCCAAATTCCTCATTATTATGATCCAAGACAGAAAAGGAAATTAAAACCAGGAATGGTATTTACAATTGAACCAATGATTAACGAAGGTACTTGGGAAGCTGTTATGTTAGATGATGGTTGGACAGCAATTACCAAAGATGGCAAGCTATCCGCTCAATTTGAACATACTATTGCTGTTACTCAGGATGGAGTCGATATTTTAACTTTAAATAATTAATATTCCGAACGGCGAATATTAAAACAACACCAATCTTTTCTTTTCCACAATGCAGCAACAGTCCATCCCTGTTGCTCTACAACATCCGCAATTTGATCAGCCTGAGTTAATAAAATTCCACTTAAGATTGCCCAACTTTTTTCGTGAGTAATTTGATTGAATTTGGGAAATAGATCTACAATTGTGTCAGCTAAAATGTTGCAAATAATGCCATCTAAAGCTTCTCCTATTTCAAGCAATTGTTCAATACTACCATCACGCACAATTAATCTATCTCGATCTATTTGATTGAGTTGACAATTACTACGACAAGTTTTAGCAGCCAAGGCATCAGTATCTACAGCATATACTTTTTTAGCACCTAATAAAATTGAGCCGATAGATAAAATTCCAGATCCACAGCCAATATCGGCTAAAGTCTGAACAGCAGCATTTTCATATAAGCGCATTTCTAAGGACTCTAGACATAATTGAGTGGTGGGGTGAGTTCCTGTGCCGAAAGCTGCACCTGGATCTAGACGTAATATTAGTTTTTCAGACTCTTCTGGAATTTCCCAAGCTGGATAAATTATAAAGCGATCGCCTATTTCTGTTGGTTGCCAATATTGTTTCCAGCCACTTGCCCAATCTTCTTCATCTATTAGATGCCATTGAGCCTCAGGTACAGATACTTCTAATAATTTTGCATCTTGTTCTAGCCATAAAGATAAAGCTGCCAGATCTAATAATTGAGTATTCATTTCGGGTATATACGTCCGAATTAGAATCTGTTTATCTTTATTACTCTGAGAGTCAGAATTTTCGTTGTTTTCTAGAATCTTAACCTCAGTAGCTGTCCCCGAACAACCAAACTTTTCGAGTCGCCAAAAGACCGATTCTTCTAGAACTGGCTCGCATTTTACGACGATCTCCCACCAACGATTAGACATGAATTTTTTTAGGTTTTAAGCTATATGAAAGATTATTGAACGTGAAACTGAATATGTTTCTTAACAATTACCATTTAATTAGTTTAGTTAGTCGTTAATTTGAATTTTCAATTAATGATCTAAAATTCTATTTTTACCTCTTCACCACTGTATGCCAAGATCCCAGCTTTATCCACTTTTGATCTAGCTTTATTTATAGTTTTCCCAATATCGCCAAATTATTTAGCTTTTTCTAGGAATTTACTGTAAATATATGTATGGTAATTGGCAAGTTTCTGAAATAACAGGATTTGAATTAATTGTATCTGTGCTGTTGTCAGTTTGTCCTTGCTGTTGTTTGTACAATAACTGCTGAAAGAAATCTGATGTTTGTGCTGATGGCAATTGTTGTAAAACTTCCAGTAATTGGCAGGTTTGCTCTAATAATATTTCTACATTTACTCCTTGATGGATTGGCTGATAGTCACATAAGCGTCTAACTGCTTCTCCTAATAAAATAATCGCACCCTTTAAATTATCATTGCTAAGATGATAGCAACCTACTGCAACTTGTAAGATTCCTTGATAAAATCTTTTGTCAACTTCAGGTGCTTCTACCCAAATTGCTTCTAGAAGATCGTGACAAGAATAGTATTGTTGTTGATTAAATTCTGTAATTGCGCGCTGAAATTGTGTTTCTTCTACCATATTGATTTTTTATCAAGTTATTTATCGTAGTTACTCACAAAGTTGGTTGATTTCCTCGATGCTAATTGATTGTGTTTCCCCAGCAAAAGCGTTATCGGGAGTTAAAAATAGCATACAATGACATTTTTTTTCTTCTCTCATTGGTACACAAGGGCAATTCCAATAAGCTTTTTTAACCTCTGCTACTTTATCTTCATAATGACGACAGGGACATAAAGGCGCACCTAATTCTTCTTTATGTTTAGCCAACCCTTTAATTACCGCAGCAGTTACTGATAAGTCACTACAAAAATATGTTGTAGTACGTTGTGCATACTTCTGGGCAAATTTTCTCATTGATTCTAGATTTTTATCAAAACTTTCGCTTGTGGATGCAGGTTCTACTGTAGTCATGATTTTTTCAAATTAGTGAGATGGCAGGTTTTAGATGATGCTTTTAAGAATCTTGCTTGATTGAATCTGATTTTATTTAATAATTGCTAGTTAACTGCTAATTTTCAAGAGTTGCGAGATATTTATTTATGATTTGCAAATTTAAAAAATATATAGTAGCTTTGTCAAACAAATTAGATGCTGAAGTTTGGCAAGCGATGGGTAGCAATGTGAGAATCGTTCTACTTGATTGTATATGTAATGTTTATGATTCGATTAAATTGAATATTGCTACTTGAGAGAAAAAAAGTAGACGCTGTAGTTTCTAAAAATGCTAATACTTCAAGGGATGGTAAATTTCTAGATGTCGAATGGATAAATTATTAGTTATAAAGGACTAGTTATGTTAAATATTGAATTATTCTAATGTGTTTAATTCTAGATCACACACGAATTGTGTCAGAAGTATATAATACTTAGCTTTTTATGGAACTAGTGTCAGTATTTTAAGTAAACAAACACCTTACCGAACAATGTTTTGTGTGACCTACTATTAACTATGATGATTAATTATTGTTGCTTTTAAAGCTAGCTCATAACTTAAAATTCTAATAAGTTACTAATTATCTAGATTATGAACTCATCCAGTAATGGCAATAGCGAATATCTCGCCAGCAATAGCAAGCTACATCATGATCAAGACAATGGTACTAATTCCGCCAGTAGTGTCATTAGTGTTTTGATTGTTGATGATCAAAAAATGATTAGGGAGGGATTAAAAGCCTTAATTAAGACAGAACATGAGCTTGAAATAGTAGGCATTGCCGAAAATGGTGAAGATGCTGTTAAACAAGTGGAATTGCTTCGCCCTAACGTTGTTTTAATGGATATGGAAATGCCAGGAATGAATGGCATGGAAGCAACTCAGATTATTTGCCAGAGGTTTAATGATGTTAAAGTCTTAGTACTTAGTACTTTTGATAATCCAGAATATGTTTCTCGATCTCTAGGTTCGGGAGCGATGGGTTACTTGCTAAAAGGCACTCCTGCTAAAGAATTGACCGATGCTATTAGATCAGTTCATCGTGGTTATGCTCAAATTGGCCCAGGAATTTATCGTAATTTAACTTTACCTCAATTAGAAGAAGCAGGAAAACTATCCTTAACTTCTCCTTTGGCTACTCGTATTAAGGAAGTAGAAAGTCGTCCTGAGCGTTCATATCCACCTGGGGAATTGGTAACTACTAACTCCAGTAATCAAACCGCAGCTTTAGTTAATCGTAATCCTGGTGGTATTAGTCCGCGTAAATTTGAGCAAACGGTAATTTTACGTCGATCGCCGAAATGGTCTAGAGCTATTATCTGGGGAGTGATTAGTGTTACTACTTTTAGTTTGATTTGGGCTTATTTTGCCAAGATTGAACAGGTAATTGCTACTCAAGGGATCATTCAACCTAGTGATAAGTTGCAAGAAATACAAGTACCTACTAATGGTGTGGTACAAGAAGTTAAGGTAAAGGAAGGGCAACGGGTACAAAAAGGTGATGTACTATTAGTTTTAGATTCTACTACTTCTAAAGCACAAGTAAATTCTTTAGACCAAGTACGCAAGTCTTTGAGCGAGGAAAATAAATTTTATCGAGACTTGATGACGGGGAAAATTGATTCTAAAAATATTAATAGTGCGATCGCTAAGTCGGAAATGTCCCAAGCAATTGTTAATTTAACTCGTAATCGTACTGCACTTAAAGAAGAAAATGAATTGTTTAATGCTCTTTTAGGGCGTTCTGACAATAATCTTAATCCAGAGCAAAATGCTAGATTAGAAGCATCTCAAGCTGATATACAGCAACGTACTGCTGCTGCTAGATTGGAAGTGGAACAATTGGAAAGGCAGTTGGAACAAAATCGCATTCAATTGGATGATAATCGCGCCCAGTTGGCTACAGCTAAACAGAATTTGGCAGAAATTAAGCAGCGCAACCAAGAAGCGATGAGACAGGCGCAAGAAAGTTTGCAAATTGAACAGCAGACTCTAAAAGCTCTTTTACCTGTATTTGCTGAAGGGGGTATTGCTAAATATCAAGTTGATCAACAAAGGCAAAAAGTTAATGACCGCAATGCTACTATAGTTAATGCCCAAAAAGAAGGTAATTTGGAACGCGATCGCCAACAGCAAGAAGTAACTACTCTACAAGCGGAAATTCAACGTCTATTACAAGAGGGGCAAAGATTAAGTCTTGATATTTCTCAAGCAGGGCAACAATTAAATAATACTACCACCCTCTCGAAAAAAGAACTCTTAGATCAGATCGCGGAAAATCAAAAGCGGTTGTCAGAAATTGATAGTCAGCTTAATAAAACGATTGTGGAAAATGATAAACGCATTGCTGAAATTGATAGCCAAATGAGTAATGCGCAACAGAATCTTAAGTATCAAACTATTATCGCTCCTGTTACAGGAGATGTTTTTGATCTGCGTGCTTATCCTGGTTATGTACCTCCCGCAGGTCAAGCAGCCCGACCTGTTTTGCAAATTGTACCTACTGAGGATTTGATTGCGGAAGTATTTATTACTCCTCAAGATATTGGTTTTGTTAAAAAAGGTATGAATACAGATGTTCGTATCAGTGCTTTTAATTATAGTGATTATGGAGATATTAAAGGTAAAGTTGAGTTTATTAGTGCTAGTGCTTTAAAACCTGAACCTCCTTATGATTTTTTCCGCTATGTTGCCAAAATTAATTTGGATCAAGATTATCTCAATATTAATGGTGAGAAGAAATATATTCAGCCTGGTATGGAAGTTCAAGCAAATATCCGCATTAATGAAAACCGCACCGTTTGGGATTTGTTTGTGGGTAAATTTGTTGGCGGAATTGAAAAGATTAAGGAGTTAGAGTAATTTCACTGGGTGGGCATTAAAGCCTTGGTTAAAAAGCTGAAGTCTTTAAATTACGCCCACCGAATTAGTTGAAAATTTAAGAAAACATCAGTTTACGTAGCACAAAAGCGATTGAGCTTATAGCACAAATGACTGCTAATTGTCCTGGGAGTGGCTCTATGGTATAAATGGCTATTGCTTGAAATAAAGAATTTATCTCTGCTCCTAAACCAGTTGTATAGTACATGATGGTTAAATAAATAATACCTACTAAATGAATAACCATCAATCCTGCAAGACAACTAGCAACTAAAGAGGAAAATTTAACCAAGGTTTGATGAGCTAACCAGCCACAAAGCCAAGCACCAAAGATAAAACCAACAAGATAACCGAAATTAGGCTGTTGTAGATAGTTTAATCCTCCTCCATTGGTAAATAAAGGTAGCCCAGCTAATCCTAATGATACATAAGCTATTTGAGACAGTAAAGCAGCATTTCTACCCCCAACACAGGCAGTAAATAGTACTGCACCAATTTGATAACTAACTCCTAAAGTCTGAACTCCTAATCCTTCTGCCCACCAAGACCAAGGTGCTGCGATCGCAGAGGCTGGAATAAACGTTCCTCCAACTGTCAAAATTAAGCCTATAGCTGCCCATAATAATACTTCTGGTAGTAGAGGTACATAAGCTCGATTAGGTTTGTCTAATCTTAAATCTAGCTGGTCTCGTAACCATTTATTTTCTTGCTGTAAGCTATCTAAATTCTGCTGCTTTTGTCTGAGAAGTTGCCGTTGTTGCTCGATCATTGCTTTGACCGTTAGGGGAGTGGTATCCCATTCATAATTACTAATCTCAGAATTGGGTTTGGGTAGGTCTTTGAGGTCAGACATGGACTGAAAAAGGCTGTTTTGGGCATTTTCCAGTTTAACTTTTGATTTGCTATTTGTTATATTATTTAATCTGAAAATAGTTTTTAGTTATTAGTATATTAGTACTAGATAAGATGGAGATCTAACTGTTTCAAGGTGTCTTTTAACCCCGTATCCTCCTTATAAATTTTATTAATACCTAATTTCCCTGGGCTATATACTCTCTAAGACGGCGAATACGATCGCTATAACTTTTCATGACTTCTAAGGCAAACATTGGGGTTTGTTGTACGGCAAAAAGAAAATGACTACGGTCTAAATAAGCTAATTTGCAGTCGGTAAGAGCGATCGCCGTGGAAGTTCTACGACTGTCGAAATGTATTAGTGCGCCTTCTCCAAAGATGTCTCCTTGATGAATTGTTTCTAATATTTTGCCATTGACGATAATTTGTACTTCTCCTTCCACTAAACCATACATTACTGTTCCTTGATCACCTTCAGAAAAGATAGTTTCTCCCGCTTGCAATATTTTTGGTTGGGAAGTTGTTTGAAATATTTCAATGGTTTTTACTGGTGAGAGCATTTAGTTTTGTCTCCTGTTTATATCTATAGCTGTAAGACTATTAATAATTTTGAGACAAGTGTTTTCTTTGGTAAAGAGTTAATTAATAAATGGTTAAGTAATCCTTAATTATGTTCTTTGAGGACTAATTATTACTATCAAACCGATTATGCCACTGAAAATTAGTAAGATCGGAGTTAGCCAGTCTCCCCATTGTACATATAAGGTCTTGTTCTGACGGCGGTAGATAGTGGTACGATGTATCGCGTATTGATCTAATTGAGAAAGCCAATGAGTATTACCATGAGGATCGATAATTGCACTGTAGCCTGTATTAGCTGCCCTAGCTGCCCAGCGATCGCTCTCTATGGCACGCATCACATCATGGGCATGGTTTTGACTAGGCATTGTCTTGCTATAGTGGGCATTATTTGCTACTGTAATGATAAAATTACCCCCTTTTTGTGCCTGATATAAAAAGTTTTGTGGGAAAGCAGACTCGTAACAAATTGCCACAATTGCCCTACCAAAAGGAGTATCAAAGATTTGATTAGGTTTACCTGGGGCTAAATGGGCTTCTAGAGGGGATAGGCGATCAATAATTTTGCCCAAAATTGACTCAAAAGGAATGTATTCTCCCAAGGGAACAAGTTTATGTTTATCATAACGGCTATAGGTTTCTCCCTCACCAGTTAGGGTAAATAAACTATTGGTGTAGCTTTTGCCCTTTCTACCATTTGCTCCCACCCATACTGTTACTTGTTCTTTTTTTACTGTTTGATAGAAACTAGAATTATCAATTATATCTTCCCAATAAAAAGGTAATGCGCCTTCAGGGGTTAGGACTGCATCTACACCTTGTCTTGCTAATCTTTGATACCCTAAAGTGTAACCTGCGATCGCTTTTTGCCAACCTGCGGAATATAGTTTTATTTCGTTGGGTATATTACCTTGGATTATACCAATTTTTAAGGGACTTAAATTGTCTTTTGCTAGGGGAATTTGATATAAATAGTAACCGATTAAATGGCTAGTAATTAATAATATTAAAGGAGAAAATAGTAATAGTAATTTTGAGCGAACTTGCGATATATTCTGGCAATATATAATAGCTTCAGCGAGTAAACCATTAACAGCGATAATCAGCGCAGCTACTGTATTAACTCCTGATATTTTAATTAATTGTAAAATTATCAAATTATTAGGGCTTTGAGTATAAGCGATCGCTGGCCACCATAAAGGCGTATGACTCCAGAGGGTTTCTAAACCACACCATAATCCTACTCCAATTAAAACTCTAATTAAACAGCTTGGAATATTTTTATTGGTGATTTTTTGATTAATTAAACCCCAAATTAATGACCAACTAATTATTACACCAGCACCCCATAAGGTAATAAATATCCAGCAAAAAATTGCAATTAGTAAACTTGCTAACCAGGGTACACCCATCCAAGTCATGGGATGAATTCCAGTAATCCAAAATAAGGCTAATCCATCGTAGCCTACACCCCAAACTAAGCCTAAAATTATGATTTTCGAGAGGGACTTTTGCGCTCTAATTAAAATCCATAAAGGTACTAATGCTACCCAAGCCAGATACCAAGCATTGATAGGTGCTGGCGCAAAACCCATTAATATACCACTAAATAGCGCGAGCGCAATAGCTTGTTTGTTGGAAAGGATTGGCATTTATTTTTTAGGGTAGATTTGAGGAATATAAGTATTTTTAAATATATATTTTTTTGGTAATGAGTAGTTAATTGTATTGAAAATTATCTAGATATTTACTGCTAAAGTTATATTAAATATAAAGCAGGGGAGAGTATATTAAGAAATATATAATCCTGTTAATTTGTAATTTAGATAAATACAATTAAATATCAACTTGCAGGCACATTTTTAGGATAATAGATTATTAATTATTTCTATTTGATACTTTGTTATATAGCAGTTGCACCAAAGGTTTATACAATTGATATTAAGCTTGGCGAAAAGATGTTTATCCTTGTATCCTTGTATCCTAGAATGGGGAAGAATAAGGACAAAGAGATTTGACAAGATGTCCTAATACCAATTTTTAAAAGTAGCTGAAGAGATTAAAACTTTCAAATAATAGCATTCACTCTTCTTAAATGCCCTTCTCTCCTGACTCCTGACTCCTGAATTCCATTGTTCTACAAAGTCTCTCTTCCTAATCGAGAATTGATCTAATATACTATTTAATTGCTACACCTATTACTACTTATTTATTTAGTAAAATTTCTTGGCTATATCAATTTGAGGTAATATTTATTGGTTAATTTATATAAATGACATATCAAGAATAAATTTTATACCCAGAGAAGAATAATCCCTGGGTTTGTTCTATATTTTAGGTAAGCAGTATAATCAATCTTCAGTTAATCAATTATACTTTGCTGTACTGCTACAATATCTCGACCAACTTTAAGATAAGAATATCCTTTATCTGCCAGAACATTTCCACATTCTTCAATCTCTTGAGGCGAAAAATGAGTGTATTCAAAATTAATAATATCTGGTAATAAAGGTACTTGAAATGCCATCTTCATTATTTCATAATCAAATCCCTCGGCATCTATCTGTAATAAATTTATGTGCTGGATAGAATATTTTTCCAGTAGAGATTTAAATGCGATCGCCCTTACTTCTATAGATTCAATAAACTTCTCAATGTTTGGGATTAAGGGTTTATTTTTTAAAATGATATTAATATCAAAGCTGGGAAGTATCTTAACATATTCAGGTAGGGATTCATTGGGGATAACTTGATACATTGTCACCGTACCATCCGCCAAAGCGATCGCACAATTTTCTAATTTGAGACTGGGTACATTTTTATATGTTTGTGTAAGTTCTTGATACAAACTGGGGATAGGCTCAACTAAAACTCCTGACCAATTACCATTTTTAATAATAGGATATACTGGATCACTAGTAATCCCATCATTAGCCCCAATTTGAACAATAATAGGTTGAGAATTATTTTGAGGTAATTGTTTAACTAATAACTTCAACAGGTTAATATTATTTTCAGGGAAATTACGAATTTTCTGAATGTTATAACCCTTTTTCCAAAGTAACGATTGAACTGTATCTTTAAGCGATCTCATCTACAATATTGCGCAGATTAACTATTTTTTATAAGTGTAACAAATGCAGCAATTTTATATGGCGCGCTCGCGTATAAAGATGTAAATAATCTATAGTTAGAATATATTTTATAGCACTACAAAATTGGTTGAGAACAATTCGGGTAATTATTGGTTAATAGTCACATAGTAGATACGTGTGGGAAGTAGTTAAGAGTAGTAAATAAAGAGTAATAAGTAAAGAGTTAGGAGAAGCTAACAGCCAACAGCTAAAAAATGTCCCCTAATTATCTAGTATTACCAGCTTAACCAACAAACCTATTACATTCTTTCTAATACTTCAATTCCTAATAAGAATAAACCCAGTTTAATAGTTCTAGCAGTTAGATCAGCTAAAATTAAACGGGAAGTGCGTTGTGGTTCATCTGCTTGTAAAATTGGGCATTGATCATAAAATTGGTTAAATTTTTGACTTAACTCAAATAAATAAAGGCAAATACGGTTTGGTAATAAATCTTGCTCTACATCTCTCAGAATTTCTTCAAATTGCAGAATATGTTTAGCTAAACTTAATTCCGTTTCTTGCTCTAACACCATCTCCACATTATCTAATTGAGCAAAGTCTATCTCACCTTTACGACTAATTCCTTGTACCCTTACATAAGCATAAAGTAAATAAGGAGCAGTGTTACCCTTGAGGTCTAGCATTTTATCGTAACTAAACCTATAATCGGAGACACGATTATGACTGAGATCGGCGTATTTAACCGCACTAATGCCAATTACTTGCGCAGCATGGTTAATAAATTCTGCTGTTTCCTGACGATCTTCTTGAGCAAATCTAGTTTCTAAGTCAGTACGAACTCTGTCTATAGCTTCATTTAATAGATCTTGCAGTCGTATCGCTTCTCCTGAGCGAGTTTTAAGCTTTTTACCATCCTCTCCCAAAACTAAGCCAAATTCTGCGTGAACAAAGTCGTGATCTTCTGTAATCCAACCTGCGCGTTTACCTACTTGAAAAATTTGGGCAAAATGGTTATTTTGTTCTGAACCTACAGGATATATAACTCGTTGTACTTTGTCTTCTCTTACTCGATAACGAATGGCTGCTAAATCAGTAGTGGCATAGTTATATCCCCCGTCAGATTTTCTCACAATTAAAGGAAGAGGATTACCATCTCTATTAGTAAAGCCTTCGAGAAAGACACACATTGCACCTTCGCTGACTTCTAGGAGATTTAATTGCTCAAGTTCTTGTAAAGTGTCTG
Coding sequences:
- the argS gene encoding arginyl-tRNA synthetase, which translates into the protein MTSILKQLQDSVSQALVAAFGAEFADTDPLVAPTNNPKFGDYQSNVALSLAKALKQNPRAIAQTIIDHLQIEQMCPTPTIAGPGFINFMVKSNYIGEILRQIQRDPRLGIEATKTPQRIIVDYPSPNVAKEMHVGHLRSAIIGECLSRILEFIGHDVLRISHIGDWGTPFGMLIAYLKSAYPEALTASELNLGELGSFYRQAKKQFDQDENFREASRQAVVELQAEDPATIKAWKIVCELSSRSYRKIYDLMGLSVQTERGESFYNPFLADTLQELEQLNLLEVSEGAMCVFLEGFTNRDGNPLPLIVRKSDGGYNYATTDLAAIRYRVREDKVQRVIYPVGSEQNNHFAQIFQVGKRAGWITEDHDFVHAEFGLVLGEDGKKLKTRSGEAIRLQDLLNEAIDRVRTDLETRFAQEDRQETAEFINHAAQVIGISAVKYADLSHNRVSDYRFSYDKMLDLKGNTAPYLLYAYVRVQGISRKGEIDFAQLDNVEMVLEQETELSLAKHILQFEEILRDVEQDLLPNRICLYLFELSQKFNQFYDQCPILQADEPQRTSRLILADLTARTIKLGLFLLGIEVLERM